The Trinickia acidisoli genome includes a window with the following:
- a CDS encoding VOC family protein — protein sequence MRVSSHDLSAPYHFIHYPTMTAAQERIVTSRRGTLNHIRLTVTDIDRARTFYDPLLGSMGYEQVESNDTRVAWAGWAFEGSVLQWFIISAASPENLGRTHDRYAAGFHHLAWNADSREQVDAFHALLLETGATVLDAPAEYNYEPGYYAVFFADPDGMKLELVHVPEAGSAAYWEAYKSRNRHAAGDI from the coding sequence ATGCGTGTCTCGAGCCACGATCTGAGTGCTCCCTACCACTTCATCCATTACCCAACCATGACAGCCGCACAGGAAAGAATCGTTACAAGCCGCCGGGGCACCCTGAATCACATTCGCTTGACCGTTACGGATATCGACCGGGCTCGCACGTTCTACGATCCGCTTTTAGGCTCAATGGGGTACGAGCAAGTCGAAAGCAACGATACCCGCGTCGCGTGGGCAGGATGGGCGTTCGAGGGCAGCGTTCTTCAGTGGTTCATCATCAGTGCGGCATCGCCCGAAAACCTCGGGCGAACACATGATCGCTATGCAGCGGGGTTCCATCATCTTGCGTGGAATGCGGACAGCCGCGAACAGGTCGACGCATTTCACGCGTTACTGCTCGAAACCGGTGCGACCGTACTAGACGCACCCGCGGAATATAACTACGAACCCGGCTATTACGCGGTTTTTTTTGCGGATCCCGATGGCATGAAACTCGAACTCGTTCACGTGCCCGAGGCCGGAAGCGCGGCGTACTGGGAAGCTTACAAGTCGCGTAATCGGCATGCGGCGGGAGACATATAG